A region from the Citrobacter koseri ATCC BAA-895 genome encodes:
- a CDS encoding amino acid ABC transporter permease, translated as MSHRRSTVKGILSFSNPAVRAWLFQILAVIAVVSVAVYLIHNTINNLSSRGITSGFAFLDRSAGFGIVQHLIDYEQGDTYGRVFLVGLLNTLLVSALCIVFASFLGFFLGLARLSDNWLLRKLSTIYIETFRNIPPLLQIFFWYFAVLRNLPGPRQAVSALDLVFLSNRGLYIPAPQLGEGVIAFCVAILLAIVISTGLFRFNKTHQIKTGQLRRTWPTALALIVLLPAVAQWLFGAALHWDVPELRGFNFRGGMALIPELAALTLALSVYTSAFIAEIIRSGIQAVPHGQHEAARSLGLPNPVTLRQVIIPQALRVIIPPLTSQYLNIVKNSSLAAAIGYPDMVSLFAGTVLNQTGQAIETIAITMSVYLIISLSISLLMNIYNRRIALIER; from the coding sequence ATGTCCCATCGCCGCTCAACCGTAAAAGGAATACTCTCCTTTTCTAACCCTGCGGTCCGCGCCTGGTTATTTCAAATACTCGCCGTTATTGCGGTTGTCAGTGTTGCGGTCTATTTAATTCATAATACGATTAACAATCTGAGCAGCCGGGGGATTACCTCAGGATTCGCGTTTCTCGATCGCAGCGCCGGGTTTGGTATTGTTCAGCACCTGATCGACTACGAGCAAGGGGATACATACGGCCGCGTCTTTCTGGTCGGCTTGCTCAATACCCTGTTGGTCTCCGCACTGTGTATTGTTTTTGCGTCATTTTTAGGTTTTTTCCTCGGCCTTGCACGCCTGTCGGATAACTGGTTATTGCGTAAGTTATCGACCATTTACATCGAAACCTTTCGCAATATTCCGCCATTGCTGCAAATCTTCTTCTGGTACTTTGCCGTCCTGCGTAATTTACCCGGGCCACGGCAGGCGGTCAGCGCGCTGGATTTGGTTTTTCTGAGTAATCGGGGACTCTATATTCCGGCACCACAGCTGGGTGAAGGCGTTATCGCTTTTTGTGTGGCAATCCTTCTGGCGATCGTCATCTCCACCGGGCTCTTTCGCTTCAATAAAACGCACCAGATTAAGACGGGGCAATTGCGCCGAACATGGCCTACAGCGTTGGCGCTCATCGTGCTATTGCCGGCTGTCGCTCAGTGGCTATTTGGCGCGGCGCTACACTGGGATGTGCCTGAGTTACGCGGGTTTAACTTCCGGGGAGGAATGGCATTAATTCCAGAACTGGCTGCGTTGACGCTGGCGCTTTCGGTATACACCTCGGCATTTATTGCTGAGATCATCCGTTCCGGTATCCAGGCGGTTCCCCACGGCCAGCATGAAGCCGCGCGTTCACTGGGCCTCCCTAATCCGGTAACGCTGCGTCAGGTCATCATTCCCCAGGCACTGCGCGTGATCATTCCTCCATTGACCAGCCAGTATCTGAATATCGTGAAGAACTCATCGCTTGCCGCCGCTATCGGCTACCCGGATATGGTTTCCCTGTTTGCCGGAACGGTACTGAACCAGACGGGTCAGGCCATTGAAACCATCGCCATCACCATGTCGGTATATCTGATCATCAGCCTCAGTATTTCCCTGCTGATGAATATTTATAACCGCCGTATCGCCCTGATTGAGCGCTAA
- the fis gene encoding DNA-binding transcriptional regulator Fis, whose translation MFEQRVNSDVLTVSTVNSQDQVTQKPLRDSVKQALKNYFAQLNGQDVNDLYELVLAEVEQPLLDMVMQYTRGNQTRAALMMGINRGTLRKKLKKYGMN comes from the coding sequence ATGTTCGAACAACGCGTAAATTCTGACGTACTGACCGTTTCTACCGTTAACTCTCAGGATCAGGTGACTCAAAAGCCCCTGCGTGACTCGGTTAAACAGGCACTGAAGAACTATTTTGCTCAACTGAACGGTCAGGATGTTAATGACCTCTATGAGCTGGTACTGGCTGAAGTAGAACAGCCCCTGTTGGACATGGTGATGCAATACACCCGTGGTAACCAGACCCGTGCTGCCCTGATGATGGGCATCAACCGTGGTACGCTGCGTAAAAAATTGAAAAAATACGGCATGAACTAA
- the dusB gene encoding tRNA dihydrouridine synthase DusB — protein sequence MRIGQYQLRNRLIAAPMAGITDRPFRTLCYEMGAGLTVSEMMSSNPQVWESDKSRLRMVHVDEPGVRTVQIAGSDPVEMADAARINVESGAQIIDINMGCPAKKVNRKLAGSALLQYPDLVKSILTEVVSAVDVPVTLKIRTGWAPEHRNCVEIAQLAEDCGIQALTIHGRTRACLFNGDAEYDSIRAVKQKVSIPIIANGDITDPHKARAVLNYTGADALMIGRAAQGRPWIFREIQHYLDTGELLPPLPLAEVKRLLCAHVRELHDFYGQAKGYRIARKHVSWYLQEHAPNDQFRRTFNAIEDASEQLEALKAYFENFA from the coding sequence ATGCGCATCGGACAATACCAGCTTAGAAATCGCCTGATCGCAGCGCCCATGGCTGGCATTACTGACAGACCTTTTCGGACGCTGTGCTATGAGATGGGAGCAGGATTGACGGTATCCGAGATGATGTCTTCTAACCCGCAGGTTTGGGAAAGCGACAAATCTCGTTTACGGATGGTGCACGTTGATGAGCCAGGCGTTCGCACGGTGCAAATCGCCGGTAGCGACCCTGTTGAGATGGCCGATGCCGCACGTATTAACGTGGAAAGCGGCGCCCAGATTATTGATATCAATATGGGGTGTCCGGCTAAAAAAGTGAATCGCAAGCTCGCAGGTTCAGCCCTCTTGCAGTACCCGGATTTAGTGAAGTCGATACTAACCGAGGTCGTGAGTGCAGTGGACGTTCCTGTCACCCTGAAGATTCGCACCGGCTGGGCCCCGGAACACCGTAACTGCGTAGAGATTGCCCAACTGGCTGAAGACTGTGGCATTCAGGCTCTGACCATTCATGGACGCACCCGCGCCTGTTTGTTCAATGGAGATGCTGAATACGACAGTATTCGGGCAGTTAAGCAGAAAGTTTCCATTCCGATTATCGCGAATGGCGACATTACTGACCCGCATAAAGCCAGAGCTGTGCTCAACTATACGGGGGCGGATGCCCTGATGATAGGCCGCGCAGCTCAGGGAAGACCCTGGATCTTTCGGGAAATCCAGCATTATCTGGACACTGGGGAGTTGCTACCCCCCCTGCCTTTGGCAGAGGTTAAGCGCTTGCTTTGCGCGCATGTTCGGGAACTGCATGACTTTTATGGCCAGGCAAAAGGGTACCGAATTGCACGTAAACACGTCTCCTGGTATCTCCAGGAGCACGCTCCAAATGACCAGTTTCGGCGCACATTCAACGCCATTGAGGATGCCAGCGAACAGCTGGAGGCGTTGAAGGCATACTTCGAAAATTTTGCGTAA
- a CDS encoding efflux RND transporter periplasmic adaptor subunit, protein MTKHARFALLPSFIIISAALLAGCNDQGDTQAHPAEPQVTVHVVESAPLAVTTELPGRTTPFRIAEVRPQVSGIVLKRNFTEGSDIEAGQSLYQIDPATYQADYDSAKGELAKSEAAAAIAHLTVKRYVPLVGTKYISQQEYDQAIADARQADAAVIAAKAAVESARINLAYTKVTSPISGRIGKSSVTEGALVTNGQATELATVQQLDPIYVDVTQSSSDFMRLRQSVEQGSLHKDNTRSNVELVMENGQAYPLKGTLQFSDVTVDESTGSITLRAVFPNPQHTLLPGMFVRARIDEGIQPNAILVPQQGVTRTPRGDAIVMLVNDKDQVEARDVIATQAIGDKWLISKGLQPGDKVIVSGLQKARPGEQVKATTDAPAANAAQ, encoded by the coding sequence ATGACGAAACATGCCAGGTTTGCACTCCTGCCCTCATTCATCATAATCTCCGCTGCGTTACTCGCCGGTTGTAACGATCAGGGAGATACGCAAGCTCACCCTGCTGAGCCGCAAGTCACCGTCCACGTAGTCGAATCTGCCCCCTTAGCGGTGACGACCGAACTACCGGGGCGCACGACGCCATTTCGTATTGCGGAAGTCCGGCCTCAGGTCAGCGGCATTGTACTGAAAAGGAATTTCACCGAAGGTAGCGATATCGAAGCAGGCCAGTCGCTTTATCAGATTGACCCGGCGACTTATCAGGCTGATTACGACAGCGCCAAAGGCGAGCTGGCAAAAAGCGAAGCTGCCGCCGCCATTGCACACTTAACGGTTAAACGCTACGTTCCGCTGGTTGGCACAAAATACATTAGCCAACAAGAGTACGACCAGGCCATCGCCGATGCTCGTCAGGCCGATGCCGCCGTTATCGCCGCAAAAGCCGCAGTAGAAAGCGCGCGCATCAACCTTGCCTACACCAAAGTGACTTCGCCGATCAGCGGCCGCATTGGTAAATCCAGTGTCACCGAAGGCGCGCTGGTGACCAATGGTCAGGCAACCGAACTGGCGACCGTGCAACAGCTTGATCCTATTTACGTTGATGTGACGCAGTCCAGCAGCGATTTTATGCGTCTCAGGCAGTCCGTCGAGCAGGGTAGCCTGCACAAAGACAACACCCGCAGCAACGTCGAGTTGGTAATGGAAAATGGTCAGGCGTACCCGCTGAAAGGCACGCTGCAATTTTCCGACGTTACGGTAGATGAAAGTACCGGTTCTATCACCCTTCGGGCTGTTTTCCCCAATCCTCAGCACACCCTGCTTCCCGGTATGTTTGTCCGCGCGCGAATTGATGAAGGCATTCAGCCCAATGCCATTCTCGTTCCACAGCAGGGCGTAACGCGTACGCCGCGTGGCGATGCGATAGTGATGCTCGTCAATGATAAAGATCAGGTTGAAGCGCGCGACGTTATCGCTACTCAGGCGATCGGCGATAAATGGTTAATCAGCAAAGGGTTGCAACCGGGCGACAAAGTTATCGTCAGCGGCTTGCAGAAAGCCCGCCCGGGCGAACAGGTTAAAGCCACCACCGATGCCCCTGCGGCGAATGCAGCGCAATAA
- a CDS encoding membrane protein, whose protein sequence is MKRLIPVALLTTLLAGCAHDSPCVPVYDDQGRLVHTNTCMKGTTQDNWETAGAIAGGAAAVAGLTLGIVALTK, encoded by the coding sequence ATGAAAAGATTAATTCCTGTTGCATTGCTCACAACCTTGCTGGCGGGGTGTGCGCATGACTCTCCTTGCGTTCCGGTTTATGACGACCAGGGTCGTCTGGTTCATACCAATACCTGTATGAAGGGCACCACGCAAGATAACTGGGAAACAGCGGGGGCGATTGCCGGTGGCGCAGCCGCTGTCGCAGGCCTGACGCTGGGGATTGTTGCCCTGACGAAATAG
- a CDS encoding carbonic anhydrase, which yields MKLISLTTAFLAICMMPVSVSATDWSYEGDTSPAHWGEINKAYKLCQTGMSQSPVDILTTNEIQLPPLNVQYIDRADMLLNVNHTLQVTMNPYSSASAQIDDQPYALAEFHFHAPSENTINGKHYAMELHLTHKNQEGEIAVVAVMFDIGEPNEAIERLWQSIPATPGDSIPLLSPVDINLLLPEDRTYWRFSGSLTTPPCSEGVTWIVLKQPMTLSAGQLEKFRHTIHPANNRPVQPLNGRVINEWSIPTLRDPVLK from the coding sequence ATGAAGTTAATTTCTTTGACCACTGCCTTTCTGGCAATCTGTATGATGCCCGTTTCCGTTTCGGCAACTGACTGGAGCTATGAAGGCGACACCTCTCCCGCGCACTGGGGTGAAATCAATAAAGCATACAAACTGTGCCAGACCGGGATGAGCCAGTCCCCTGTTGATATTCTCACCACGAATGAAATCCAGCTCCCGCCGCTTAACGTACAGTACATCGATCGCGCCGACATGCTCCTGAACGTTAACCACACTCTTCAGGTAACAATGAACCCCTATTCTTCTGCTTCCGCTCAGATTGACGATCAGCCTTATGCTTTAGCAGAATTTCATTTTCATGCCCCAAGTGAAAATACCATCAATGGTAAACACTATGCGATGGAGCTGCACCTGACGCACAAAAACCAGGAAGGTGAGATTGCCGTCGTTGCCGTCATGTTTGATATCGGTGAGCCAAATGAGGCAATTGAACGTTTATGGCAATCCATCCCGGCAACCCCGGGCGACAGCATACCGCTGCTTTCCCCCGTCGATATCAATTTGCTGTTGCCGGAAGACAGAACCTACTGGCGCTTTAGCGGCTCATTAACGACGCCTCCCTGTAGCGAAGGCGTAACCTGGATTGTCCTGAAACAGCCTATGACGCTTTCTGCCGGTCAACTGGAAAAATTTCGCCATACAATACACCCTGCCAACAATCGCCCTGTCCAGCCTTTGAATGGCCGCGTCATTAACGAATGGTCGATACCGACGCTTCGCGATCCTGTCCTGAAATGA
- the yhdJ gene encoding adenine-specific DNA-methyltransferase produces MNVGFEPQYFGDESKKIIHGDALSELKKLPPESADLIFADPPYNIGKNFDGLVESWDEETFLAWLFECIDECHRVLKKHGTMYIMNSTENMPYLDLKCRKLFDIKSRIIWSYDSSGVQAKKYFGSMYEPILMMVKDAKNYTFNRDDILVETKTGAKRALIDYRKNPPQPYNTQKVPGNVWDFPRVRYLMDEYENHPTQKPRALLSRIILASSNPGDTVLDPFAGSFTTGAVAVETGRKFVGIEINDEYVKMGIRRLNVTSHYAENELAKVKKRKTTNLSKKSRMTEMTDASQVK; encoded by the coding sequence ATGAATGTCGGATTTGAGCCGCAATATTTTGGCGATGAATCGAAGAAGATCATTCACGGTGATGCGCTTTCAGAATTGAAAAAACTGCCCCCGGAAAGTGCCGATTTAATTTTTGCCGACCCGCCCTACAACATCGGAAAAAATTTTGATGGTCTGGTGGAGTCCTGGGACGAAGAGACCTTTTTGGCCTGGCTGTTTGAATGCATTGATGAGTGCCATCGGGTGCTGAAAAAACACGGCACGATGTACATCATGAACAGCACGGAGAACATGCCCTATCTCGACCTCAAATGCAGGAAACTGTTCGATATCAAAAGCCGCATCATATGGTCGTACGACAGCTCAGGCGTGCAGGCCAAAAAGTATTTTGGCTCAATGTATGAACCCATCCTGATGATGGTAAAAGATGCGAAGAACTATACGTTTAATCGTGATGACATCCTGGTTGAAACCAAAACCGGCGCAAAAAGAGCGTTGATCGATTACCGCAAAAATCCGCCCCAGCCCTACAACACGCAAAAAGTCCCCGGAAACGTCTGGGATTTTCCCCGCGTCCGCTACTTAATGGATGAGTATGAGAACCATCCCACGCAAAAACCCAGAGCGCTGTTGAGCCGGATCATCCTGGCCTCCTCAAACCCGGGCGACACGGTGTTAGATCCCTTCGCCGGAAGCTTCACAACAGGCGCCGTAGCCGTGGAAACCGGGCGAAAATTTGTCGGCATCGAAATCAACGATGAATACGTAAAAATGGGCATCAGAAGGCTGAACGTCACCTCTCACTATGCGGAAAACGAACTGGCAAAGGTGAAAAAGCGCAAGACAACAAACCTGTCCAAAAAGAGCCGAATGACCGAAATGACGGATGCGTCTCAGGTGAAGTAA
- a CDS encoding amino acid ABC transporter substrate-binding protein produces MKKMMIASLAAVGVLLAVANQAHAGATLDAVKKKGFVQCGISDGLPGFSYADASGKFTGIDVDVCRGVAAAVFGDDTKVKYTPLTAKERFTALQSGEVDLLSRNTTWTSSRDAGMGMSFTGVTYYDGIGFLTHNKAGLKSAKELDGATVCIQAGTDTELNVADYFKANKMKYTPVTFDRSDESAKALESGRCDTLASDQSQLYALRIKLSDPAEWIVLPEVISKEPLGPVVRRGDDEWFSVVRWTLFAMLNAEEMGINSQNVDEKAANPATPDMAHLLGKEGDYGKDLKLDNKWAYNIIKQVGNYAEIFERNVGSESPLKIKRGQNNLWNNGGIQYAPPVR; encoded by the coding sequence ATGAAAAAGATGATGATAGCCAGCCTGGCTGCGGTCGGCGTGCTGCTTGCTGTTGCAAATCAGGCGCATGCTGGCGCAACACTGGATGCCGTAAAGAAAAAAGGATTCGTACAATGTGGGATCAGTGACGGCCTGCCTGGTTTTTCTTATGCAGATGCAAGCGGTAAATTCACGGGTATTGACGTCGATGTTTGTCGTGGCGTTGCCGCAGCCGTCTTTGGCGATGATACAAAAGTAAAATATACCCCACTCACTGCAAAGGAACGCTTCACCGCCTTGCAATCCGGCGAAGTCGATCTGTTATCCCGTAATACAACCTGGACCTCTTCACGCGACGCAGGTATGGGCATGTCATTCACTGGCGTGACGTATTACGACGGGATTGGTTTCCTGACGCATAACAAAGCGGGGTTAAAAAGCGCTAAAGAGCTGGACGGCGCCACCGTCTGTATACAGGCAGGCACGGATACCGAACTGAACGTGGCCGATTACTTTAAAGCCAACAAAATGAAATACACCCCGGTCACTTTTGATCGCTCTGATGAGTCAGCCAAAGCGCTGGAATCGGGCCGCTGTGACACGCTGGCTTCTGACCAGTCTCAGTTATATGCCCTGCGAATCAAGCTGAGCGACCCTGCCGAATGGATCGTCTTGCCTGAAGTCATCTCAAAAGAGCCTCTGGGCCCCGTTGTGCGCCGTGGTGATGATGAGTGGTTCTCTGTCGTCCGCTGGACGCTGTTCGCTATGCTGAATGCTGAAGAAATGGGGATTAACTCGCAGAACGTAGATGAGAAAGCGGCGAATCCGGCAACACCGGACATGGCGCATTTGTTGGGCAAAGAAGGAGATTACGGTAAGGATCTGAAACTGGATAACAAATGGGCCTACAACATCATTAAACAGGTTGGTAACTACGCGGAGATCTTTGAACGTAACGTGGGATCGGAAAGCCCGCTGAAGATCAAACGAGGCCAGAACAATCTCTGGAATAACGGCGGCATTCAGTACGCACCACCCGTACGCTAA
- a CDS encoding DUF2556 family protein: MIRKYWWLVVFAVSVFLFDALLMQWIELMTTEYDKCRNMNSVNPLKLVNCADLE, translated from the coding sequence ATGATTCGTAAGTATTGGTGGCTGGTTGTTTTCGCAGTCTCCGTTTTCCTTTTTGACGCATTACTCATGCAGTGGATCGAACTGATGACAACGGAATATGATAAATGCCGCAACATGAATTCGGTTAACCCGCTCAAACTCGTCAACTGCGCCGACCTTGAGTAG
- the envR gene encoding acrEF/envCD operon transcriptional regulator — translation MARKTKADALRTRQHLIETAIVQFALHGVGSTTLNDIADAANVTRGAIYWHFENKTQLFNEVWGQQPPLRDLIQDRLTTCGGDNPLQNLREKLIAALQYIAEVPRQQALMQILYHKCEFHNDMISEQDIREKIGFSYQIMREALQQCMNKGLIATGLDVEVNLIVLHGSFSGIVKNWLMNPSSYDLYKQAPQLVDNVLKMLVPNGNVMVLTQNNNPVGEA, via the coding sequence ATGGCCAGGAAAACAAAAGCGGATGCCCTCAGAACCCGACAACACTTGATTGAAACAGCGATCGTACAGTTCGCCTTGCACGGGGTCGGCAGCACCACGCTAAACGACATTGCAGACGCCGCGAATGTTACGCGGGGCGCTATCTATTGGCATTTTGAGAACAAGACGCAGTTGTTTAATGAGGTATGGGGTCAGCAACCGCCGCTACGCGATCTCATTCAGGACAGGTTAACAACGTGTGGGGGCGATAATCCGCTACAGAATTTGCGTGAAAAACTGATTGCCGCTTTGCAATATATTGCTGAGGTGCCCCGACAACAGGCATTAATGCAGATTTTATATCATAAATGTGAATTTCATAATGATATGATATCAGAGCAGGATATTCGGGAAAAAATAGGCTTCAGTTATCAGATAATGCGTGAAGCATTACAGCAATGTATGAATAAAGGACTGATTGCGACCGGTCTTGATGTCGAGGTCAATTTAATTGTGCTTCATGGCAGTTTTAGCGGGATCGTAAAGAACTGGTTAATGAATCCTTCCAGTTATGATCTCTATAAGCAGGCGCCGCAATTAGTGGATAACGTATTAAAAATGTTAGTTCCGAATGGCAATGTGATGGTATTAACGCAGAATAACAACCCGGTCGGGGAAGCGTAA
- a CDS encoding efflux RND transporter permease subunit → MANFFINRPIFAWVLAIILMMAGALAIMQLPVAQYPTIAPPAVAISATYPGADAQTVQDTVTQVIEQNMNGIDNLMYMSSTSDSSGSVTITLTFQSGTDPDIAQVQVQNKLQLAMPLLPQEVQQQGISVEKSSSSFLLVAGFVSDNKNLTQDDISDYVASNVKDTISRTSGVGDVQLFGAQYAMRIWLDSNALNKYQLTPLDVINQLKTQNNQIAAGQLGGTPSIPGQQLNASIIAQTRLKTPEEFGRITLKVNQDGSMVHLKDVARIELGGENYNMVTKINGQAATGLGIKLATGANALDTAAAIKAKLAELQPFFPQGLKVVYPYDTTPFVKISIHEVVKTLFEAIILVFLVMYLFLQNIRATLIPTIAVPVVLLGTFAILAAFGFSINTLTMFGMVLAIGLLVDDAIVVVENVERVMVEEKLPPKEATQKSMSQIQGALVGIAMVLSAVFVPMAFFGGSTGAIYRQFSLTIVSAMALSVLVALILTPALCATLLKPASADHHEKKGGFFGWFNTLFEKSVGHYSNSVSGILRKTGRYLLLYVLIVGGMAILFLRLPTSFLPEEDQGVFMTMVQLPAGATQTRTQQVLDQIQNYYLNQEKANVESVFTVNGFSFSGQGQNSGIVFISLKPWEERPGEENGVEAIVARATRAFSQIKDGLVFPFNLPAIIELGTATGFDFELIDQANLGHTELTKARNQLLGMIKEHPDLLVRVRPNGLEDTPQFKLDVDQEKAQALGVSLSDINQTISTALGGTYVNDFIDHGRVKKVYVQADAPFRMLPGDINNLYVRSANGEMVPFSTFSSARWIYGSPRLERYNGMPSMELLGEAAPGRSTGEAMALMESLAAKLPNGIGHDWTGMSYQERLSGNQAPALYAISLIVVFLCLAALYESWSIPFSVMLVVPLGVVGALLAASLRGLNNDVYFQVGLLTTIGLSAKNAILIVEFAKDLMEKEGRGLIEATLEASRMRLRPILMTSLAFILGVMPLVISHGAGSGAQNAVGTGVMGGMLTATLLAIFFVPVFFVVVRRRFNRHHD, encoded by the coding sequence ATGGCAAACTTTTTTATTAATCGCCCGATTTTTGCCTGGGTTCTGGCCATCATTCTCATGATGGCTGGCGCCCTGGCGATCATGCAGCTGCCCGTTGCGCAGTACCCGACCATCGCGCCGCCCGCCGTTGCGATTTCCGCAACCTATCCGGGAGCGGACGCGCAAACGGTGCAGGATACCGTAACGCAGGTTATCGAACAGAATATGAACGGTATCGATAACCTGATGTATATGTCGTCCACCAGCGACTCGTCCGGTAGCGTAACCATTACGTTGACGTTCCAGTCCGGCACCGACCCGGATATCGCACAGGTTCAGGTACAAAATAAACTGCAACTGGCCATGCCTTTGTTGCCGCAAGAAGTACAGCAGCAAGGTATCAGCGTCGAGAAATCAAGCAGTAGCTTCCTTCTGGTGGCCGGTTTTGTTTCCGACAATAAGAACCTGACGCAGGATGATATTTCCGATTATGTGGCATCTAACGTTAAAGATACCATCAGCCGGACATCCGGCGTCGGCGACGTCCAACTGTTTGGCGCACAGTACGCGATGCGTATCTGGCTCGACAGCAATGCGTTAAACAAATACCAACTGACGCCGTTAGATGTTATTAACCAGCTGAAAACGCAGAACAACCAGATTGCCGCAGGCCAACTGGGCGGGACGCCTTCCATCCCGGGACAGCAGCTTAACGCTTCTATCATCGCGCAAACACGCCTGAAAACGCCTGAAGAGTTTGGCCGCATCACGCTGAAAGTGAATCAGGATGGTTCGATGGTCCATCTTAAAGATGTGGCCCGCATCGAACTTGGCGGCGAAAACTACAACATGGTGACGAAGATTAATGGCCAGGCGGCGACAGGCCTGGGTATTAAGCTGGCAACCGGCGCGAACGCGCTGGATACGGCAGCGGCCATTAAAGCGAAGCTTGCGGAACTACAGCCGTTCTTCCCGCAAGGGTTGAAAGTGGTCTACCCGTATGACACTACGCCGTTTGTGAAAATATCGATTCATGAAGTGGTGAAAACGCTGTTTGAAGCGATCATCCTCGTTTTCCTGGTCATGTATCTTTTCCTGCAAAACATACGTGCGACGTTGATACCGACCATTGCGGTACCGGTTGTACTGCTGGGTACATTCGCCATCCTGGCGGCGTTCGGTTTCTCTATTAATACGTTAACAATGTTCGGGATGGTGCTCGCCATCGGCTTGCTGGTCGATGACGCTATCGTCGTCGTGGAAAACGTCGAACGCGTGATGGTGGAAGAAAAGCTACCGCCCAAAGAAGCGACCCAGAAATCAATGTCGCAGATTCAGGGCGCGCTGGTGGGGATCGCGATGGTGCTTTCCGCCGTATTTGTGCCGATGGCCTTCTTTGGCGGCTCAACCGGCGCGATTTACCGCCAGTTCTCGCTGACTATCGTTTCTGCAATGGCGCTTTCTGTACTGGTTGCGCTCATCCTGACGCCTGCGCTTTGCGCCACGCTGCTTAAGCCTGCGTCTGCCGATCACCATGAAAAGAAAGGTGGCTTCTTCGGGTGGTTTAACACGCTGTTTGAGAAAAGCGTCGGGCATTACAGTAACAGCGTCAGCGGTATTTTGCGCAAGACCGGGCGTTATTTGCTGCTGTATGTCCTTATCGTCGGCGGCATGGCCATTTTGTTCCTGCGCTTACCCACCTCCTTCCTGCCAGAAGAAGATCAGGGCGTATTCATGACGATGGTGCAGTTACCGGCTGGCGCGACGCAGACGCGTACGCAGCAGGTGCTGGATCAGATTCAGAACTACTATCTGAACCAGGAAAAAGCCAACGTTGAATCCGTCTTTACCGTGAATGGTTTTAGCTTTAGCGGACAGGGGCAGAACTCCGGTATTGTCTTTATTAGCCTGAAGCCCTGGGAAGAACGCCCCGGCGAAGAAAATGGCGTAGAAGCGATCGTTGCCCGCGCAACCAGGGCATTCAGCCAGATAAAGGATGGTCTTGTCTTCCCGTTCAACCTGCCCGCGATTATTGAGCTGGGTACGGCAACGGGGTTTGACTTTGAACTGATCGATCAGGCGAACCTGGGTCACACGGAACTCACCAAAGCCCGGAACCAGTTGCTGGGTATGATAAAAGAGCATCCCGACCTGCTGGTTCGTGTACGCCCTAACGGACTGGAAGATACGCCACAGTTCAAGCTGGATGTCGATCAGGAAAAAGCACAGGCCCTGGGAGTCAGCCTGTCAGACATCAACCAGACGATTTCCACCGCGCTTGGCGGTACGTACGTGAATGATTTCATCGATCATGGACGAGTGAAGAAAGTCTATGTCCAGGCGGATGCGCCGTTCCGCATGTTGCCCGGTGACATCAACAATCTGTATGTCCGTAGCGCAAACGGTGAAATGGTTCCGTTCTCCACCTTCAGTTCGGCACGGTGGATTTACGGCTCACCACGTCTGGAACGCTACAACGGTATGCCTTCAATGGAGCTGTTGGGTGAAGCGGCGCCCGGCAGAAGTACCGGGGAAGCGATGGCATTAATGGAAAGCCTGGCGGCAAAATTACCGAACGGTATTGGTCATGACTGGACTGGCATGTCGTATCAGGAGCGCCTCTCCGGCAACCAGGCTCCAGCGTTGTATGCAATCTCACTGATTGTGGTCTTCCTTTGCCTGGCTGCATTGTATGAAAGCTGGTCCATTCCGTTCTCCGTTATGCTCGTCGTACCGCTCGGCGTGGTCGGCGCATTGCTGGCCGCCTCGCTTCGCGGACTGAATAACGACGTTTACTTCCAGGTTGGCCTGCTCACAACCATTGGTCTTTCTGCTAAAAACGCCATCCTGATTGTAGAGTTTGCCAAAGATCTGATGGAGAAAGAGGGACGAGGGTTGATTGAGGCAACGCTTGAAGCGTCGCGTATGCGTTTACGCCCAATCCTGATGACATCTCTGGCGTTCATCCTCGGCGTTATGCCGCTGGTTATCAGTCATGGCGCAGGCAGTGGCGCGCAAAATGCGGTGGGAACGGGGGTTATGGGAGGAATGCTGACGGCGACATTGCTGGCAATCTTCTTCGTTCCGGTCTTCTTTGTGGTCGTGAGACGTCGTTTTAACCGGCATCATGATTAA